One Hordeum vulgare subsp. vulgare chromosome 4H, MorexV3_pseudomolecules_assembly, whole genome shotgun sequence DNA window includes the following coding sequences:
- the LOC123447661 gene encoding ACT domain-containing protein ACR3-like, producing the protein MKYVSGPYFEPDFDPVLDRFGTPGVVVDNETREDCTLVKVDSVNRDGVLLEMVQLLTDLDLVISKSYISSDGGWLMDGKHRHLPSSFVFLLRPIH; encoded by the exons ATGAAGTACGTGTCCGGGCCCTACTTCGAGCCGGACTTCGATCCCGTCCTCGACCGCTTCGGCACCCCAGG GGTCGTCGTCGACAATGAGACGCGCGAGGACTGCACGCTCGTCAAG GTTGACAGCGTGAACCGGGACGGCGTGCTGCTGGAGATGGTGCAGCTGCTCACCGATCTCGACCTCGTCATCTCCAAGTCCTACATCTCCTCCGACGGCGGCTGGCTCATGGACGGCAAGCACCGTCACCTTCCCTCCTCCTTCGTTTTTCTCCTCCGGCCGATTCATTAG
- the LOC123447660 gene encoding ACT domain-containing protein ACR1-like, with translation CHAVFHVTDQIGCKLTDPSLPGFIQQALLPFQRSGSGPSPKFTTCLGNVVGPGGPDVSDCASLEFTVHDRPGLLSSITQVLVDQGCHVASGQAWTHSGRAAGVLYVTATGADSAALHPSRWARIERLVNAVVDARENMSGERRWVCMSAPVRGRVHTERRMHQLMHDDGDYESSPAPTPVDEEHFCMGDRAATAARSAHRTETRVTIDNWEERGYAIVKMTSRDRPKLLFDTVCALTDMHYVVFHATVGAQGPLAIQEYYIRHKDGRTVDSYAERQKVSRCLVAAVERRASHGVRVEVRAADRSGLLSDFTRTLREHGLSLLRVEIKRQKEEAIGTFFLVTDTGGEVRPEALRAVRTRVAEMGISLDVAKEAFGWPPVRKTRALAPSPADQERPRYSLGSLLWSHLGKLSNNFGYIRS, from the exons TGTCATGCAGTGTTCCACGTGACGGACCAGATCGGGTGCAAGCTGACGGACCCGTCGCTGCCGGGGTTCATCCAGCAGGCGCTCCTGCCGTTCCAGCGCTCCGGCAGCGGCCCGTCGCCCAAGTTCACCACGTGCCTCGGCAACGTGGTCGGCCCCGGCGGCCCCGACGTGTCGGACTGCGCCTCGCTCGAGTTCACGGTGCACGACCGCCCGGGCCTGCTCTCGTCCATCACCCAGGTGCTCGTCGACCAGGGCTGCCACGTCGCGTCCGGCCAGGCGTGGACCCACAGCGGCCGCGCCGCCGGCGTGCTCTACGTGACGGCCACCGGCGCCGACAGCGCGGCGCTGCACCCGAGCCGGTGGGCGCGCATCGAGCGGCTCGTGAACGCCGTGGTGGACGCGCGCGAGAACATGTCGGGCGAGCGGCGCTGGGTGTGCATGTCGGCCCCCGTGCGCGGCCGCGTCCACACGGAGCGCCGGATGCACCAGCTCATGCACGACGACGGGGACTACGAATCCAGCCCCGCCCCCACGCCCGTCGACGAGGAGCACTTCTGCATGGGCGACCGGGCGGCCACCGCGGCCAGGTCGGCGCACCGCACCGAGACGCGCGTCACCATCGACAACTGGGAGGAGAGGGGCTACGCCATCGTCAAGATGACGAGCAGGGACCGCCCCAAGCTGCTCTTCGACACCGTCTGCGCGCTCACCGACATGCACTACGTCGTCTTCCATGCCACCGTCGGGGCCCAGGGCCCTCTCGCCATCCAG GAGTACTACATCCGGCACAAGGACGGGCGCACGGTGGACAGCTACGCCGAGCGGCAGAAGGTCTCCCGGTGCCTCGTTGCCGCGGTGGAGAGGAGAGCATCTCAT GGCGTGAGGGTGGAGGTGCGGGCGGCGGACCGGTCGGGGTTGCTGTCGGACTTCACCAGGACGCTGCGGGAGCACGGCCTGTCGCTGCTGAGGGTGGAGATCAAGCGGCAGAAGGAGGAGGCCATCGGCACCTTCTTCCTCGTCACGGACACGGGCGGCGAGGTGCGGCCGGAGGCGCTGCGCGCGGTGCGGACGAGGGTCGCCGAGATGGGCATCTCGCTCGACGTGGCGAAAGAAGCGTTTGGCTGGCCGCCGGTGAGGAAGACGAGAGCGCTGGCCCCGTCGCCCGCCGATCAGGAGAGGCCCAGGTACTCCCTGGGGAGCCTCCTGTGGTCGCATCTTGGGAAGCTCTCGAATAACTTTGGCTACATCAGGTCTTAG